One region of Streptomyces capillispiralis genomic DNA includes:
- a CDS encoding GtrA family protein, producing the protein MTLRSVRGRRPAPAPGPARRRRRTALGRELLGFATTGLLAYAVDLALFTYLRGPAGLGPLTAKALSFVAGCSVAYLGNAHGTYRAARVRGLRAGAVFFAVNLAGAAVQLLCLAVSHYGLGLTSQRADTVSGAVVGMALATGVRFWGTRTLVFRNGGRVGPWTG; encoded by the coding sequence GTGACACTCCGCTCGGTCCGCGGGCGCCGCCCGGCACCCGCTCCCGGCCCGGCCCGGCGGCGCCGCCGGACCGCCCTCGGGCGCGAACTCCTCGGCTTCGCCACCACCGGACTGCTCGCCTACGCCGTCGACCTCGCCCTCTTCACCTACCTGCGCGGCCCCGCCGGGCTCGGCCCGCTCACCGCCAAGGCGCTCTCCTTCGTCGCCGGCTGCTCGGTCGCCTACCTGGGCAACGCCCACGGCACCTACCGCGCCGCACGGGTGCGCGGGCTGCGGGCCGGCGCCGTCTTCTTCGCGGTCAACCTCGCCGGGGCCGCCGTACAACTGCTGTGCCTGGCCGTGAGCCACTACGGGCTGGGCCTCACCTCGCAGCGCGCGGACACCGTCTCGGGCGCGGTGGTCGGCATGGCGCTGGCCACCGGGGTCCGTTTCTGGGGTACCAGGACATTGGTCTTCCGCAACGGGGGCAGAGTCGGACCATGGACTGGCTGA
- a CDS encoding decaprenyl-phosphate phosphoribosyltransferase, producing MTLLRERSGRRQAGPPGAGGLLKGLLLTARPKQWVKNVLVIAAPAAAGELFSVVALTRLALVFVLFTACAAAVYLVNDARDAEADRAHPAKCRRPVAAGQVPVPLAYAAGAVLGVLAPVVAARLCPPEVAGLLTAYLGMQLAYCVSLKHVLVVDLAVVTAGFVMRAVIGGLALGIPLSRWFLITTGFGALFMVAAKRYSEAVQLAGKAGATRALLTEYSPGYLRFVWQLAAGVAVLGYCLWALEEGGLPHTSVLPWRQLSVVAFVLAVLRYAVFADRGTAGEPEDVVLGDRALALIGLVWAAMYALAVADW from the coding sequence GTGACCCTGCTGCGCGAGCGCTCCGGCCGGCGGCAGGCCGGGCCGCCCGGCGCGGGCGGCCTCCTCAAGGGCCTGCTGCTGACCGCGCGGCCCAAGCAGTGGGTCAAGAACGTCCTGGTGATCGCCGCCCCGGCCGCCGCCGGCGAACTGTTCTCCGTTGTCGCGCTGACCCGGCTCGCGCTGGTCTTCGTCCTGTTCACCGCCTGCGCCGCCGCCGTCTACCTCGTCAACGACGCGCGCGACGCCGAGGCCGACCGCGCCCACCCCGCCAAGTGCCGCCGCCCGGTCGCCGCCGGCCAGGTGCCCGTACCGCTCGCCTACGCCGCCGGAGCCGTCCTCGGTGTGCTCGCGCCGGTCGTCGCGGCCCGGCTGTGCCCGCCGGAGGTCGCCGGGCTGCTGACCGCGTACCTCGGCATGCAACTGGCGTACTGCGTCAGCCTCAAGCACGTCCTGGTCGTCGATCTCGCCGTCGTCACCGCGGGCTTCGTGATGCGGGCGGTGATCGGCGGGCTGGCCCTCGGCATCCCGCTGTCCCGCTGGTTCCTGATCACCACCGGTTTCGGCGCGCTGTTCATGGTCGCGGCCAAGCGCTACTCCGAGGCCGTGCAGCTGGCCGGGAAGGCGGGCGCCACGCGGGCGCTGCTCACCGAGTACAGCCCCGGCTACCTGCGCTTCGTGTGGCAGCTCGCGGCCGGTGTCGCCGTCCTCGGCTACTGCCTGTGGGCCCTGGAGGAGGGCGGGCTCCCGCACACCAGCGTGCTGCCCTGGCGGCAGCTGTCCGTGGTCGCCTTCGTCCTCGCCGTGCTCCGGTACGCCGTCTTCGCCGACCGCGGGACCGCCGGCGAACCGGAGGACGTGGTGCTCGGCGACCGCGCGCTCGCCCTCATCGGCCTGGTGTGGGCGGCGATGTACGCCCTGGCGGTGGCGGACTGGTGA